From Carassius auratus strain Wakin chromosome 9, ASM336829v1, whole genome shotgun sequence:
GCTAttccaaaaacacatttctttttctttttttttaagcagtctCTGATTAGAAAAGACACACGGCAACAAATAAAATCCATTAAACCtgcatgaatacattttcatcaGAATACAACAATCCTGGGAATACAAAATTGAATTATGGGAAAGGCTTTTTGCTTGAAAAACCTGTAAAAATCTCTTGGAATTTAATATCTAATCACATTTACGTTTAAACCCAATGTTTGCACACAAAATCATGTTAACATCCAGATAATCTTGTAAACACTATAGTACAAATAGTCTGAGGCAAACACTTCCTGAGATTCCTGAGAACACTCTTAAATTGTTCTTCCTGTTGGATAGGCGGTAGAGTTCATCTGCCATGCTTAACCAGTTTTAATCAAGCCCATAAGGCCAATcttaatacaggtgcatctaaaataattaaatatcatggaaaaggtctttattttttgtcatttaataaaataaaaaaaaataagaaaaagaaaacttgtattttagattcattgcacacaaactgaaatattgaggtttttttttttctgatggaaaaacttttttaaaaacagttttgtgtgcaatgaatctagaatataagaaagttagcttttttgaataaaattacaaaaaataaagaaatttttcataatattatataacataatattcataatattctgTTTTTTTGAGATTCACCTATATGTGCAGGGTGAGAACTGAGTTTTTCAACAGGGAATGAAGCGAGTCTGGGAAGACAGAGCACAACTGTGGactgcttggaaaaaaaaaaaacaacactagaAATTTGTCTTGGTGCCCAGACATGGATATGACTAACCGAAGGTAGGTAACAATGTCTTTTTAGAAATCAAATTAAAGTTCTTGTCATTACAAGTTATCTATTCTGCATCTAAGATTTATGTTGTCTTCGAGACCAATGGGTGATTCTGTAACTTtccatacatttgtttttatgttccCATGTCAATCATGATTACAGGCaggaatgttttaaaaagttctgtattatatatttttatatgcataataagttccaagaataagaataatttgatactttactattaatttaatcttttgctatatttttttaccttttcaggTCGGTgtaccactttaaaaaaaaaaaaaactcctaatGGAACCCTTGTAACTTCTAAAATTCTACATATTCACCTAATACAAACGTAAAATTAATAGCCATTCCATTCCTTTTTGGTAATTTGATTTAACTTGCCGTTTGCTTTTATACTTCTGATGTTGTGCAGTGTTCCTATGAAAACATTAACTGACAATAACCAAAAAAGACCTCAAGAGGCATATGAAATTTGTTTGGACACATTTTATTATGAAGATGCTCATTAGTTCTCCTTGTCCTGGACGGTCTTTGTTCCACGCAGTCTGCCAGTACGACGGGCAGCGATAAGACCGACCTTGCGTCCAGCTGGTGCGTCCCTCCTGATTGTTGAGGGCTTGCCAATATGCTGATGGTTACCACCACCGAAGGGATGCTCAACAGGCTGAAGAACAAATGGCACAGGTCAGATTTAAAACCAGCATTTAGATGACAAATCAGAATCTGAAATTACCTGGAATCACATAGAAATACAAATTAAGTTTGCTTACGTTCATAGCCACACCACGGACACGAGGCCAGCAGTTCCTCTTGGCCTTGTACTTGTGGTATGCACGACCTGCCTTCAGGATGGGTTTGTCAATACGACCACCACCAGCAACAACACCTTTAATAAGAGGCAATGACTTAAGACTTCAAACTGGAATACCCCTAATCATTTGCTATAGCAAGGATTCCCAAACTTTGTGAGTTGAAtctctttgacattttaaagtaccACGTGAGATTTAACATCTGTAATTTCACTTTCaggtatttttaataattttacaaatttaaaatgtcatCATTAGCTGTTCCAAGTTACAAACCCCTTCAAATCTGAGAAACCCAGTGCTACAGAACACATCCACAAATTATATTCTCACAATATAGATCCCTATGTTCACAGCATATTTCAATGGAGAAATTTGACAGCAAGCACCACAaagaaaatggttcttttatgaaATATAAGGGGGAAACAAATGCCCAAGAATTTTACAAAATTAACatcaaataaaatctgatttataACTATGCAATGCAAGAAACACAAAGGGTTATCAACCAAAAGCCTTCATGGTTGCTTACCAACGACAGCTCTGTTTGCAGAAGAGATGACCTTTTTGGATCCTGATGGAAGCTTGACTCTGGATTTCTTGGTCTCAGGGTTATGGGAGATGACTGTGGCGTAGTTTCCGGATGCACGAGCGAGTTTGCCTCTATCTCCGGGCTTCTCCTCCAGACAGCAGACAATGGTACCCTCGGGCATGGTGCCAACAGGGAGCACATTGCCAATGTTCAGCTGGGCTATAACAGCCCAATCACTTTGATCAGCATGTGCACATAAGACCGGATGTTTGTTTGAGCAATTCTCAACTTAAAATACATTACCTTTCTTGCCACAGTAGATGAACTGCCCAGTGTGGATGCCTTCTGCTGCAATGAACAGTTCTGTCCTCTTCTTGAAGCGGTACGGGTCACGAAACATCACCTTAGCCAGAGGAGCTCCACGGCCAGGGTCGTGAATGATGTCCTAGAGGTAAAAGCAGCATTTTTCATTGTAACTTCCCTCTTCAGATGACAAGTGATCTTTacaagctttcatttattttccagTGTTACCTTCACAATCCCCTTGATGTAGCCATGACGTTCAGCGAAGTCGATATGACGGAGTTTAGCAGCACCTTTTCTGTGCTTGACATGGGCTTTGAAGACGGAGCCCGCACCTTTTCTCTGTCCCCTGATCACACGTCCCATCGCAGCCTGTACAAATAAGCAATAAAATATGTAACAAGACATTTCAATGCTAAATAGAGGCAGTATTTCAACCTGCATTACAGCTCACTTGGTCACCATTCACATTACAAAGAACATTCTGCAATTAAAATGCACATATTCGCTGTCAGactgcttaaaaaaaatctgcttgtTTTGCTTAATAGAAGGAATACAGACACTGAAATTGGTAATGACATTAATGTGACGTTTACTTTAACTATTCGTTCAACACACTGACAGCCGCTATAATGAATTTATAAGCGACTTTATAATAGTTCGTAGTTAACGGTTTCCCAAACTAACGAACCCACGCACGattaaaaacaaagcattatCCGCTCGTTAACAAATGTATTAAGCTCTCGTTTATTAGAAATAAACTACGCTGAGTCTTCAGAGTCTAGGCCACATCACGACCGCGAATACACATCACTTCTGTTATAAATATCACATTCAGTTTAAACACAGTGAGACCAAAACCAGCAACACTGTGTCCTTAAATATTATACTGACATTATACGGCTTGTTATATACGTGGATGGTGAACTTTAAACGGTGATTGCATTCAGATTGaacagagacacagaagattGTTTCTCATACCAAAACCCCGTTGACAGAAAGAGGAAGTAGAAGGGAACGACGGGGATTTTCTTCCGGAGAAATGGGCGGGGGGATTAAGTACCCGGATGTGTGTTTAGTCTGCGGTCCGCCCTCTAGAGGCTGAACATGTTGCCTGTTGTTTAAAAATATGCTATTGTTTATTTTCgtgttgttttctgttttattaaacCCGCAGGCTCTCACACGCACACTAGTCTAATTTGTCCACTAATAATTACAAACAGTTACAATTTAAGTTTAAATCAGTGtcaatttttaaaattaataataaattcataataaatgaGTTCAAATTGAAAATCTTGTGAAAAGTGGGACTTAAAAGCGTCATAAGTTGAAAAAAGAACACGTATAAAAAGATAGCCAAAGTTAGAGGCATTGGACTAAAATGGATTCATCGTTGTCTGTTGTCTAAAATATGGCACATTTGTGCAGTTTTGTGCTTCATTAAACACGTGTCTCTGTTATCAACAAAAGACTCTCAGTGCACGTAATTTGTCCATTTCGTGCATCGACAAATTCTTGTCATTTGAACATTTCAATCACAGTGTTATCTCCATCAcgtttctcttttaaatctgtTTATTGCCATTATTCTGTATTCTCAAATGTTGTACTtttgattcattgatttattagcattttatgtATCCTAAATACACACAGTGTttctatataattaaaaaatgaccTGTTCACGAGTGATATATTTACCTTTAAagcatttgaaattgaaataaacaagtgctaaataagtgaataaaaatCAACGTGGATATAAAAGTGCCAACCAGAAGTAGAAGAAACGTTCTTCAGTACAAAGTGGAAGATTATGAAAGATcagaacataataaaaaatacgtATTTTTGACACGGTATGCAAAAGAGACGGCTACATCTCGCGATATCTCGGTCTCCGTGACGTCTTCCCTCCGTTCGCTGATCCAATGGCATTTAGCCTGAAGCCAACAGCCATAGCGCACACACACTGGGCTGCCATCAGCACAGCAGGCAGAACACACAGACATCGCGAAAGAAACTTCACATTTCGGGGTTTATTTTGCCAATACAAGGGCTGAAGGGGGATAACGTACACGTAAACATTTCCTTATTTTTCCCTTACGGTGGTATTGGCACAAAAAAGCCCTTGGAGAAGGACAGGACTACAAAAGGAGCAAGTGACGTCGTTATAAAAGGAGACTTGGCTGAAATCCTTTAGACAACAAAGAAACAGCTTCTCAGAAATAAAGGAGTAATCCTCACTTATTCTCTTTAGTTATGAGTCATGTGGTCGTCGACGGTTCACACGGTCTAGAACAGCAGGtaggttgtgaaaaatgtgttttaaaacgcGAGCTCTGTAATCGCTTTGACACGCAGGCTAACGCTACgcgtttcaaaacctagtgagctgcctttaTATACAGCATTCTTAGCTTTGTGCTGCCTCAGAAATGCTGTCAAGTAAGGCACTTCACTAGGTGTTGAGACACAGCCGCAGTTCCTCGTGTTCTAATCTTTTCCCTCATTGAAATTATAAAATTCAAGAGATAACTTACAGTATGACACAATTATGTTCTGTTATCCACATTTTGCAGTTTAAAGTGTTGTTTGATGCATAGCCGACGCCTTCTATTTATGTCTTTAGATTATTTTCCGCATTTCGGCTTACTAGAATCAACATCAGcgtttcaactttttttttttttcgtcatcgTAACCCTAAATATAGTTTCTATTAGTTATATGACCGCTTTAGAATCGTTAGTCTTTTTAGAGATGGGtaaagttaatgttaaaaaaagcatAACGTCGAAATATGTCGGACGTTTGAGTCTGCGGCCTGTTTATCATGAAGCCTTTAAATTTGATAAGattgaatatttttgttaattacgGCCTGATGATGGTTTTAGTGAGTTTTATTCATTAAGCAATTTGTAGATGAGTAACCAGATCACCAATTCGAAGTGTTTCGTGGTTTCATGACCACAGGCTTTATAGCTTGATGGGGCCATGAAGACTTGTAAAAACATTTCTGGCAGGCGTTTTGAAATTTGATGAACCAATTTATTGTTAGTTTAAAGGCTCTAAATGAGTTGATGTATTTTATACAGTTGTCAAATATAAAGGACTACACAGACTGTCTTAATTTCATGTGACATCATTTACATAGCTGATGTGAACAGTCACGTGATCAAAGTTGTTTAATTACACTTTATCCCTCTGAAAGATGTTTGTGACAAAGCATTTTAAAACTTTCTTTTAATGAAGAAAGTTAATGAAGTTGCCTagatataaagtttaaaatgttaaGATTTGTCAGTGGTCACAACAACTGTCATTTGTTTACTCAACCCTAATGTTGTTGTGGAGTTGTTTGACTTTCTTCAAAAGCTGAAGATTTGTGATTTCAGGTAATAACAAAAGCTGTATAGCAGatgttttacttaatttttatgaataaaaaaaaaaaaaaagataaaggtgATTGAGgttaaacatctccttttgtgttctattGAAGAAAAGTAGTGGAGGTTTGGAATTCCTCTCTGGCTCAGTACTGTTTTCTGTTTAGACTGTGTGGCATGCATATATTTGTAGGTGGTAGTGTACTAAATGTGGCCCACTTtgctctttctgtctttcagctTGCTGTCTTAGACTTGAACCCAGCTGATGGACAGTGTCCTGGCACTGGTCGTAAGTGATTTATCTAATTTAGTGCTTTTACCACATTCAGATTGAATGCTTAAACATCCTCCGCATAGTATTTTTTCtatttgcacttatttttttaggaagtttaaagtgcacattttaaatgcaagtttataaaataaaataaaaaatatatatttatttttactttcaggGCGTTACATTCCTCCTCATTTGAGAAACAAAGAAGCATCAAAAAATGGTATGTTATACTTGTTTAAATTACAAACGAGTAAAAtgctaaattgttttattaaatgggAAATTTGCAGATGCATGAAAATTTGGCAAATATTTAGGTTTTGAAATATGTGTTTTGGCCTTCTGAGTTGCTGTATAAACTCAGTGAAAAATTTCGTATTGGCGCTTTTAAGATTTTCTTGGATGTCTACGATTCAATAACTGTCATGTGAAAATAGTTCTTGACGACAGTCAAAAAcactgaacttaaaaaaaaaagtttctattgaatttttttttttttttttttcaataaatcatTTCCCATTTCAATTGACATGAGCAACTTCATTTCATCGCTTAAGAATGATCACTAGATCTACCTTGAAGTTAATGCTTTATGATCAATTGTTGAGTTTTTCTGCACTTTGACTTCATGTTTTTTCACAGCAGGAAATGCTTATTCCTCTGGTAGACAGAGCGGTTATTCAGTGGCACCAGTACAGAGCTGTAAGTCTTGGTCAGGTTCTTCTGAAGGTGCTTTGCTTCCAAGATGCATGAAAATTTAATTCCATGCCTTCAGAGCCAGTACTTTGTGGCCAGACGTTTAAAGTCAGTTTTCAGAGTGTTGAGTGAACCTCACACTTTATGAAACTGAAGGAGCCAGTTCTGAGTCCACAAAGCTTTTGTGGCTTTGTCCGGCTGCTCCCTGTGATTACCCGGCAGCTGCGGTTGCTTGcatttctctccttctcttttctAATTGGCTCTCTAAATGTGAACAAATAGGAAAGAGGCTTGTATGCAATAGCGTGCGCACAAACACTCCTTTGAATGCTTTTAAATATTTCGCCATCTTCTGACAATGTCAATGTGAAACCGTTTCTCAAGTTTCTCCCAAACAGTATCCTCAGAGTTGGCACCCTGAGGGAAACCAAAGACATAGGCATAACTTTCCAACTGGATGGAATGACTTTAGGACCGGTAACTATTCAAAACGACCTGATTTGCTCTTATGCTCCTCCGTTGTGAAGGAATGGGTGTCTTTTAAGTGCCCTGTGCCTCTGCTTAGGTTCCCAGAGATATCCATACCAGGAGCTCTCATTTTATCACACCGACACTAGTGGCTGGCCAGACAGATGTGGTATATCTTTATGCATGTGACCTCTGCATCGTCCCTCTGTTCTGCTGGCTGCTCTCTGTGACATCAGTGCATTTTAAACTAGACCCTTGAGCTGAAGATTGTGAACTTTCCTCGAGACTATGTTCTAATGCTATGTGTCAATAGCATgcttaaagggtcagttcacccaaaaatgaaaattaggctgcgtttcactcaccctcgaggcatcctaggtgtatatgtcTTCTTTTTAAGacgaatccagtctgagttatataaaaaattgtcctggctattccaagctctattattgcatctatctatcatcccggggagtgaataaaggcctcccGTAGCAAATCTATGCATAAAgcaggcctt
This genomic window contains:
- the LOC113108182 gene encoding 60S ribosomal protein L8, with the translated sequence MGRVIRGQRKGAGSVFKAHVKHRKGAAKLRHIDFAERHGYIKGIVKDIIHDPGRGAPLAKVMFRDPYRFKKRTELFIAAEGIHTGQFIYCGKKAQLNIGNVLPVGTMPEGTIVCCLEEKPGDRGKLARASGNYATVISHNPETKKSRVKLPSGSKKVISSANRAVVGVVAGGGRIDKPILKAGRAYHKYKAKRNCWPRVRGVAMNPVEHPFGGGNHQHIGKPSTIRRDAPAGRKVGLIAARRTGRLRGTKTVQDKEN